In a genomic window of Virgibacillus sp. SK37:
- a CDS encoding iron ABC transporter permease produces MLNAEKRKTILLLIPVVLILVGYVLYPSIATIVESFKQKGVFSMENYSDFFGEKSAANFEALWNSVYISLLSVFFSALIGIPLAYIFNRYDFPGRQFFSNIAIMPIVLPSLVGVMAFMFLYGEAGLVPNAIKDLFNLSEVPFSIGGISGILLVHAYTMYPYFYMTTSSALNNIDPSLEEAAYNLGSSKFKVFWKVTFPLLTPGLVAASLLVFMVSMASFSAPFLLAGGFRVLSLQIYFSKINGDLEMAATQSVILSVVSISFLLFMRWYQSRKDYRMASKGIGAHRSEVNNPVLKGVMVTLGILAMIVLLLPHVTLLILSLVPEGAWTWQTYPTAFSLENFRLLFEDPNIWDPVRNSLIMTCLACIGVFIFGIITSYALVKRSFIGKNLLDILVMIPWALPATVVGMNLILAFNKPSPFSFGQILVGTFWILPLAYFVRFIPLVVRSTTAVLEQMDDSLEEAAQNLGAKWFYTFRRVVIPIIMPGVLSGTLLAFVQAVGEFPTSVLLYTLSNRPISIEIMNQLRMFNMGQAAAYGMIQVGLIAIVMFIAYRFFGVKSENTL; encoded by the coding sequence ATGTTAAATGCTGAAAAACGAAAAACGATACTTTTACTCATCCCCGTTGTGTTAATTCTTGTTGGTTACGTGTTATATCCATCAATCGCTACGATTGTAGAAAGTTTTAAACAAAAAGGCGTCTTCTCCATGGAAAACTACAGTGACTTCTTTGGAGAAAAATCAGCAGCAAACTTTGAAGCATTATGGAACTCTGTCTATATTTCGTTGTTGTCTGTGTTCTTTAGTGCATTAATCGGTATACCGCTAGCCTATATTTTTAACCGATATGACTTTCCAGGCCGGCAGTTTTTCTCCAATATTGCGATCATGCCAATTGTTCTTCCATCATTAGTTGGGGTTATGGCATTCATGTTTTTATATGGAGAAGCTGGACTTGTACCAAACGCTATTAAGGATCTGTTCAATCTATCAGAGGTTCCGTTCAGTATTGGTGGCATCTCGGGAATTCTGCTTGTCCATGCATATACGATGTATCCATATTTTTATATGACGACATCGTCTGCATTAAATAATATTGACCCATCCTTGGAGGAAGCTGCCTATAATCTGGGATCAAGCAAATTTAAGGTATTTTGGAAAGTGACATTCCCATTATTAACACCAGGACTTGTAGCTGCATCCTTATTGGTCTTCATGGTTTCCATGGCCTCCTTTAGTGCACCGTTTTTATTGGCGGGTGGCTTCCGTGTCTTGAGCTTACAAATTTATTTCTCGAAAATTAATGGTGATTTGGAGATGGCTGCAACCCAATCCGTTATCCTATCCGTTGTTTCGATTTCCTTCCTATTATTCATGCGTTGGTATCAAAGCAGGAAGGATTACCGGATGGCAAGTAAGGGGATTGGCGCCCATCGCAGTGAAGTAAACAATCCGGTTCTAAAAGGTGTGATGGTGACACTTGGGATTCTCGCAATGATTGTCTTACTTCTGCCACACGTAACCTTGCTTATCCTGTCCCTTGTACCTGAGGGAGCATGGACATGGCAGACGTATCCAACCGCATTCAGTCTGGAAAATTTCCGGTTATTATTTGAGGATCCGAACATTTGGGATCCGGTTAGAAACAGTTTAATTATGACGTGTCTAGCCTGTATAGGTGTATTTATCTTTGGGATTATTACATCGTACGCACTCGTGAAACGCAGCTTCATCGGGAAAAATTTACTCGATATTCTTGTTATGATTCCATGGGCATTACCAGCAACCGTTGTAGGGATGAATTTAATTTTGGCATTTAACAAGCCATCGCCATTTTCTTTTGGACAGATCTTGGTCGGCACATTCTGGATCCTGCCACTTGCTTACTTTGTGCGGTTTATCCCACTGGTAGTCCGTTCAACAACTGCCGTGTTGGAGCAAATGGACGATTCCCTGGAAGAAGCAGCCCAGAACCTTGGGGCAAAGTGGTTTTACACTTTCCGACGTGTCGTTATCCCAATTATTATGCCAGGCGTACTAAGTGGAACACTGTTGGCATTTGTGCAGGCAGTTGGCGAATTCCCTACATCGGTATTGCTATATACACTAAGTAATAGACCGATCTCGATTGAAATTATGAACCAGCTCCGCATGTTCAACATGGGGCAGGCTGCAGCGTATGGTATGATCCAAGTAGGATTGATCGCAATCGTCATGTTCATCGCATATCGCTTCTTTGGCGTTAAATCGGAGAATACGTTGTAG